A region from the Manihot esculenta cultivar AM560-2 chromosome 13, M.esculenta_v8, whole genome shotgun sequence genome encodes:
- the LOC110629371 gene encoding uncharacterized protein LOC110629371: protein MGPCLKSLTFFLVLTAFFPFSAPSQPSIYDHLRQNGLPIGLLPKGITEFSLDPTTGHFQINLTQPCNAKFENQFHYDFNISGLLSYGKIGELSGVSQQELFLWFQVKGIRVDVPSSGLIYFDVGVVDKQFSLSLFENPLDCTASDPSDEHTDSRGSDDPKIQPGKLELENGAQDLRAAAAS, encoded by the exons ATGGGTCCCTGTCTAAAATCCCTCACTTTCTTCCTTGTTCTCACTGCTTTCTTCCCGTTTTCCGCCCCATCCCAGCCGTCCATCTATGACCATCTCCGCCAAAACGGCCTCCCAATAGGCCTTCTACCTAAGGGCATTACCGAATTTTCACTCGATCCTACTACTGGCCACTTCCAGATAAACCTAACCCAACCTTGCAATGCCAAATTCGAGAACCAGTTTCACTACGATTTCAATATTTCTGGGCTTTTGTCCTATGGAAAGATCGGTGAGTTATCCGGTGTATCGCAGCAGGAGCTTTTCCTTTGGTTTCAAGTTAAGGGTATACGCGTCGATGTCCCTAGCTCTGGTTTGATATACTTTGATGTTGGAGTTGTGGACAAGCAATTCTCGTTATCCTTGTTTGAGAACCCTCTCGACTGCACTGCTTCTGATCCTAGTGATGAGCATACTGATTCTAGGGGATCGGATGACCCTAAG ATTCAGCCAGGAAAGCTTGAATTAGAAAATGGGGCACAGGACTTGAGGGCTGCAGCTGCTTCATAG